In the Sandaracinus amylolyticus genome, GTGCTCGCGGGGCTTCGGTCAGGAACGTCTCAGTCGATCACTGGACCGGGAACGCCGTCCAGCCCTCGGTCCAGTCCGGGCACTCCGGACCGATCGCGCCGACGTAGGTCGCGTTCGTCGCGAAGCCCGCGGGCGGCGTCGCGCCGCCGGTCGCGACGATCGACTCGTCCGCCGGCGAGTAGTCGGGCGCCGTGTCGCTGACCGCGGTGAGCATCGGGTTCATGCCCACGCGGTTCATCGCGCCTGCCGCGCTGAACGCAGTGGCCTCGGCCGAGCCCGCCGTGAAGTCCGCGTCGTTGTCGTAGAACACGCTGTTGTTGAACGTCAGCATCGTGCCCGCGGCGGCCTCGCCGGCCGCATCGCGGACGTCCACCGCGAGCGGGAAGCCCTGCACGATCGAGTTGCGGATCGTGCCGTAGGTGCCGCGGCGGAGCACCGCGCCGACCTGGTTCGCACGCGTCGCGTCGGTCGTGACGATCGTCAGGTTGAAGACCGTCGGGTTCGAGCGCGGCGTCGCGTCGTTGCTGCCGTTGAGGTTGTCTGCCTCGATGCCGTTCGGGTCGCCGGTGCCGGCGTCCGAGAAGCGGTGGATGACCATGAACTGCACGCGGCCGACGAAGCCCTGATCCCAGTCGAGGCCGTCGTCCTCCATGCCGCTCGCGACGAGGTAGCGGAGGTTCGGCGAGCCGCCGAAGATCTCGAACGCGTCGTCGCTGCCGCGGTGCATCTGCACGAACTCGATGTCCGTGTCGCTGCCGCAGCCGCCGAGCGTGAGGCCGTTGAGCTCGTTGCCGACGCCGATCGCGCGGCCCGCGTACTCGATGCGGGTGTAGCGCATCGTGCCGCAGTCGTGCGCGGCCGCGGTGCCGCCGTAGACGCCGCGCGTGTCCGCCGCCTCGATGCCCTCGATGTTGTCGGTGCCGCCGGTCACGTTGATCGGCGCGTTGCCGAGGAGGACGATGCCGCCCCAGTCACCGCGGTTGCGCGCGCCCGCCGCGCGCGAGGACGTGAAGACGATCGGCGCATCCGGGTGGCCCTGCGCGTCGATGCGCGCGCCCGGCGTGACGATGAGCGCGCCGTCCATGTCGCCGACGATGCGGGTGCCCGCGCCGATCGAGAGGACGCCCGACGTGACGAACACGTTACCGGTCAGGCGGTAGGTGTTCGCACAGGTCCAGTTCGCGCCGGCGAGATCACCACCAGCGACGACGACCTCCGTCGGATTCGCAGGGCACGAGGGCGGCGCCGGCGGCGCGGCGATCTCGGGGCAGTACTCGGGGAGCTCGATCTGGCCGGCATCCGTGTCACCGGCGTCTTCGTCGTCGGGAGGACCCGAGTCCTCACCGCCCTGGCCCGAGTCGGTGCCGGAGTCCATGCGGATCGAGGCGTCGACGCCCGGATCGATCGAGTCGTCGTCACCGCAGCCGACTGCCGCCATCGACGATCCACCGAGAAGAAGCCATGCAATTGCCAGGCGCCTGATATCTCTCATGTTCTGTCCTTCGTTGGACTGCTTCGTCGCAGTCGTCGTGCGAGAAGTGCTCAGTACGAGTAGCCGACCGAGAGCGAGAACTGCGTGCCCGGGTCGTATCCGACGATGACGAAATCGCCCTGACGGAGCTCGCGGCGCTGGAAGAGGAGATTCTGCGCCGCGAATCGAATCGTCACGTGCGGATCGGGCTCCCACGTAGCCGTGAGATCGACAGAGTGGTACGGGTCGAGATAGACGTCGGGGAGCCCGAGCAGGCCGACGTCCTCCAGTCTCGGTCCGAAGATGTTGTAGTAGACGGCGAACGACAGATTGGTGTCGGGCGGCGCAATTCCCAGTTGCACGTTGACGATGTACGGCGGCTGTCCGGCGAGCGGCCGCTCCGAGCTCGTCGCCTGGAGGAGCTGGTCCTCCGTGAGGCGTGCACGCGAATAGACGAGCGCGAGATTGCCGCCGAGAGTGAGCCAATCCAGGCCGTCGACGAAGTGCCCGAAGTGCATCCGCGCCTCGAGCTCGACTCCGTAGTTCTCCGCGCCCGCGATGTTGCGATACGAGAGGTCACCGCCGCTCGACACGATCGTCTGCTCGATCGGCGCCTCGAACACCTTCGCGAAGCCGGAGACCGCGAGCACCTCGGACTCCGACGGGAACCACTCCCAGCGAAGGTCGAAGTTATGGATGTACGTGCGCTCGAGCTCCGGGTTGCCGGTGATGGTGCGACGGCGAACGAAATCCGCGAAGAGGAACGGAGCCAGCTCGCGGACCTGCGGTCGCGCGACGGTGCCCGCATAGGAAGCGCGGACGAACATGTTGTCGTGGATCTCGACGATCGCGCCGCCGCTCGGAAGCACGTCGACGTCGGTCCGACGCGTGCCGCGGATTTCGCTGGTCGTCATCCCGACCGGCGGAGCCGACTCCACGACCTGCCGGAACGCTTCGACGCGCGCGCCGGCGATCAGTCGAAGCGGCTGCCAGGGGCGCCACTCGCCCGAGAGATATCCCGCGTAGAGCGACTGCGTCGCATCATAGCTGTCGTCCTCTCGCGTGTACTCGCGGAGACTCGTGAACACGTTGATGAGCTCGGGCGAGAAGAGCGTCTCCGGCGGGAGCATCGTCCCCGACGGATCGGAGCCGGGTCGCGTCTGGAAGCCGAAGCGCCGGACTCGGAGGCCACGGTCGGTCTGACGCGTGAGACCACCGAGCCGAACCTGGAGCGTATCGATGGGGATCGTGAGATTCGCGCCCGCGCCGTACGTGACGTCGTCGAGATCGGAATAGAAGCGTGCACCGCTCTCGGGGCCGGGAGCCCAGAAGCGCTGATCGCCGTTCTGGACGTACAGGATGTCGCGCAGGTCGGGCTGTTCGCGCTGGCCGTAGCTGAGGTTGAGCTGCCAATCGAAGCGCGCGCCCGCCGGGAGATCGGTGTGCTCTCCGAGCAGCTGTCCGTACGCGAGAGTCCGCTGCAACCACGACTGGCGTCGCGAGTCGATCTGGGTGCCGTAGTACTCGCTCACGCCGGTGACCCGCCCGAGGAAGTTGTCGGCGTTCTGGCTGAAGAGACCTGTGAACGTGAGCTGGTTCCGGTCGACGACCTCGAACGTCACCGTCGCGAGCGCGCTGAGCTGCGCCTGGATCTCGACGCCCTCCTGCTGCAGCTCCTCGCGGAGCGTGAGCATCGCGTCCTCGCCTTCGCCTTCGAGGCGGACTGCGCGGATGACGTCGGGAATCGGTCGCTCGGTGTATCGATATCCGACCATCAAGAGATAGCCGAGCAGATGACCGCCGACGTCGATCGTGTCTCCCATGCTGAAGGAGAGCGAGAGATTGGGCCACGCGGTGCGCCGGTTGGTCTGCCACGTGTTCGGGAACTGCAGCGCGAGCTGGTCGCGCTGCTCGGGCGTGAGATCGCCGGCACGCACGTTCTCCGCGCCACCGGGAAGGGCGCGAGTGCCGTCGTCGAACCCGAGGAAGTCGGTGGCGCCGCCTTCGTACCCCAGCGTGCGCTGGAACGAGACGGCCGTGTTCACGCCGAACCCGAGGCCGAATCGGAGCTGGAAGTCCGAAGGGAACGTCTGCGTCGAGACGTCGACGAGACCGCCCGCCCAGTCGCCGGGCACCTCGGGCGTGAAGGTCTTGCGGATCGTGAGCGCCTCGAGCAGGCCGCTCGGGAAGATGTCGAGCTGCACGCCGGGCACGTCGGGGTCGGTGTTGGGCAGCGCGACACCGTTGAGCGTGGTGACCACGTAACGTCCGCCGAGGCCGCGCACGTAGACGTAGTCGTCGCGGGTCACGACACCGACGGTTCGACGGACGGCCTCGCTCGCGCTCGAGTCGGGAGAGCGGCGCATCTCCTCGCTGGAGATCGCGTCCTGCACCGCCGCCGACTCACGACGCATGCGCAGCTGCGACGCCGCCGTCCCGCGCTCCGCGCGGACCTCGATCACGATCTCCTCGCCGGTGCTCGTCTCCGAGCTCAGCTCGACGTCGACTGCCGTGCACGACCCGCGCGTGACGACGATGTCGTCGACGCGCGTCGGCTGATAGAGGTCGTAATACGAGCGGAGCGAGTACGTGCCCGGCGGGAGATCGATCGCGAAGCGACCGTCGTAGTCGGTCAGCACGCGAGTCCCGCGCCCGACGACGATCACCGGCGCTTCGATCATCGTCTCGCGCGTCTGCGCGTCGCGCACCACGCCTTCCACACCGGTGCCGCTGCAGTGCGGCGCGTCCGCGGCGAGCGCGGCGTCGATCTCGGCCTGCTCGGCCTCGCTGATGGCCGCTTCGTCGGCGGGCTCTTCGGCGGGCGCTTCCTCGGCGGGCTCGGTCGGCGCCGGGAGGGTCGCGTCTGGCGCGGTCGGGCCGCCTTCACCGCCCGCGGGGACGTCGCCGCCCCCGCCGCCCGGCGTCTGAGCGAGCGCGGGAGTCGTGACACAAAGCGTCGTCACAATTGCGAGGACGCACCTCGCCCAGAGCGTCGGATTCACGACGGCACGCATGGAACCTCGGAGGTGGATCGAATGACTCGGAAGCTTCGCGATCAGCGCGCGTCGGCGAGCGCTTCGGTCGCGACTGCGATCGTCGTCGCGCCGGCACCACGACACGTGTCGAGCACTTCGACCGCGCGGCCATAGGGAGCGTCGCTCTGCGCGTCGAAGAACACGGTTCGATCACCGCGCGCCGCGAGCACTCGGCGCAGTCGCGCCTCGAGCTGCGCGAGCGGCACTTCGTCACGATTGATCAGCACGCGACCCGCCGCATCGACGGTGACGACCGGCGGTCCGTCGTCGTCGCTCGGCGGCGGCGGAGTCGCCTCGGCCTCGGGCTCGCTCGGCAGATGAATCCAGAACTGCTTTGCGAGCATCGGCGTGATCACCATGAAGATGATCAGGAGCACGAGCACCACGTCGACGAGCGGCGTGACGTTCATGTCGGGCTTGTTGCGCCCCTTCTTCCCGCCCTTGCCGGTGGAGACCTCGAACGCCATCGCTCAGCCCTCGCTCTCTTCGCCGCCGCGCTCGCCCACGCGGAGCGAGACGCCCGGCAGACCGATCTGCTGGCACATGCGGAAGAGGCTCCGGACCTCTTCGTAACGGAGCGTCGAGTCGCCGCGCAGGATCACGCGACGCGTCGGCTCCGCTGCGTGGATCTCGCGCAGGCGCGTCTCGAGCGCGTCGCGCGGCATCTCGTCCTGCTCGAGGAAGAGCCGTCGATCCGCGGTGATCGAGACCGTGACCGGATCGGTGCGCCCGCGCGGATCTTCGTCGACGTGGAAGATGCTCGGCAGATCGACGGGCGCGTCGTTCTCCATGCTCGGGAGGACGACCATGAAGATGATCAGGAGCACGAGGACGATGTCGACCAGCGGCGTGACGTTCATCGCCGGGCTCGGTCGCGATCGCTTTCCACCGAAGCGCTTCATGCTGCGTGCTCCGTGTGTGCCAGTCCGATTCCGTCGCTCAGACGGCCTCGGCGGTCGCCAGCTCTTCCGACGGAGTCGGCGCGCGGCGCGTGCCGGTCTCGCGATAGGTGCTCACCGGCTCGCTGACCTCGAGCCGATCCGCGAGCTCGCTGCCCGCGTTCGTCAGGCCCATCTCGAAGCGCGAGATGCGGCCCGAGATCCAGTTGAAGAGGAGCACGGTGGGAATCGCGACGCAGAGGCCGTAGCCCGTGACGATCAGCGCCTCGCCGATCGCGGCGCCGATGGTGCCGATGCCGCCCGAGCCGCTCGCCGCGATCATCTGGAACGCGTTGATGATGCCGAGCACGGTGCCCAGCAGACCGACGAAGGGCGCCGTCGAGCCGGTCGACGCGAGGACGTTGAGGCCGCGGTTGAGCTCGTCCGACGTCGACTCGCCCTTGCGCTCGATCGCACGACGCGCGAGCTCGGCCGCGCGCTCCGGCGCGTCGCCCGCCTTGCTGCGGTCGAGGAAGACCTTGAGACCGGTGAAGAGCACGAGCGCGAGGTGCGAGCCCTTCGCCTTGCTCGCCTCGTCGAAGAGGCGGCCCCACTCGCCCTGATCCATCAGCGGCGCGGCCTTGCCCGCGAACGCGCGCGACGCGGCCTGCGAACGGAAGAGGAGCACGAGGCGGTCGATCGCCACCGCGATGCTCGCCACTGCCTGCAGCGTGAGCACGATGACGACGATCCGGACCGGGAGCCCCATCTCGTGCCAGAGCTCGAGAAGATTGATGTTCATCTGATACCTCGGGTGAGCGGAGAGTCGGAGTCAGCGTGCCAGTCGATCAGAGCGTGACTGCGATGGTGATCGGGAGTGTGTGAATCGCCGAATAGGGCGACCCGTCGGCGAGACGCGCAGGCTGGAAGCTGCTGCGCTCGACCGCGCGCACGATGTTCTCGTTGGGGATCAGCGGGTGTCCGCGGAGCACGTCGACGCGCATCACGCGGCCGTCCTCCGCGACCGTCACCCGCACGACGACCGTGATCCGCGCGATGCCCGCGGTGCGGACCTCGCTGGGGATGTCGAAGTTGCGCGCGATCTCCTCGCGATCGACCTGCGGGGGCG is a window encoding:
- a CDS encoding TonB-dependent receptor domain-containing protein; its protein translation is MNPTLWARCVLAIVTTLCVTTPALAQTPGGGGGDVPAGGEGGPTAPDATLPAPTEPAEEAPAEEPADEAAISEAEQAEIDAALAADAPHCSGTGVEGVVRDAQTRETMIEAPVIVVGRGTRVLTDYDGRFAIDLPPGTYSLRSYYDLYQPTRVDDIVVTRGSCTAVDVELSSETSTGEEIVIEVRAERGTAASQLRMRRESAAVQDAISSEEMRRSPDSSASEAVRRTVGVVTRDDYVYVRGLGGRYVVTTLNGVALPNTDPDVPGVQLDIFPSGLLEALTIRKTFTPEVPGDWAGGLVDVSTQTFPSDFQLRFGLGFGVNTAVSFQRTLGYEGGATDFLGFDDGTRALPGGAENVRAGDLTPEQRDQLALQFPNTWQTNRRTAWPNLSLSFSMGDTIDVGGHLLGYLLMVGYRYTERPIPDVIRAVRLEGEGEDAMLTLREELQQEGVEIQAQLSALATVTFEVVDRNQLTFTGLFSQNADNFLGRVTGVSEYYGTQIDSRRQSWLQRTLAYGQLLGEHTDLPAGARFDWQLNLSYGQREQPDLRDILYVQNGDQRFWAPGPESGARFYSDLDDVTYGAGANLTIPIDTLQVRLGGLTRQTDRGLRVRRFGFQTRPGSDPSGTMLPPETLFSPELINVFTSLREYTREDDSYDATQSLYAGYLSGEWRPWQPLRLIAGARVEAFRQVVESAPPVGMTTSEIRGTRRTDVDVLPSGGAIVEIHDNMFVRASYAGTVARPQVRELAPFLFADFVRRRTITGNPELERTYIHNFDLRWEWFPSESEVLAVSGFAKVFEAPIEQTIVSSGGDLSYRNIAGAENYGVELEARMHFGHFVDGLDWLTLGGNLALVYSRARLTEDQLLQATSSERPLAGQPPYIVNVQLGIAPPDTNLSFAVYYNIFGPRLEDVGLLGLPDVYLDPYHSVDLTATWEPDPHVTIRFAAQNLLFQRRELRQGDFVIVGYDPGTQFSLSVGYSY
- a CDS encoding ExbD/TolR family protein; protein product: MAFEVSTGKGGKKGRNKPDMNVTPLVDVVLVLLIIFMVITPMLAKQFWIHLPSEPEAEATPPPPSDDDGPPVVTVDAAGRVLINRDEVPLAQLEARLRRVLAARGDRTVFFDAQSDAPYGRAVEVLDTCRGAGATTIAVATEALADAR
- a CDS encoding ExbD/TolR family protein — encoded protein: MKRFGGKRSRPSPAMNVTPLVDIVLVLLIIFMVVLPSMENDAPVDLPSIFHVDEDPRGRTDPVTVSITADRRLFLEQDEMPRDALETRLREIHAAEPTRRVILRGDSTLRYEEVRSLFRMCQQIGLPGVSLRVGERGGEESEG
- a CDS encoding MotA/TolQ/ExbB proton channel family protein, with amino-acid sequence MNINLLELWHEMGLPVRIVVIVLTLQAVASIAVAIDRLVLLFRSQAASRAFAGKAAPLMDQGEWGRLFDEASKAKGSHLALVLFTGLKVFLDRSKAGDAPERAAELARRAIERKGESTSDELNRGLNVLASTGSTAPFVGLLGTVLGIINAFQMIAASGSGGIGTIGAAIGEALIVTGYGLCVAIPTVLLFNWISGRISRFEMGLTNAGSELADRLEVSEPVSTYRETGTRRAPTPSEELATAEAV